From uncultured Treponema sp.:
CGAAGCCCCTAGGTGAGTGGGTAGACCGCAACGAAGTGCGGGTGTAGGGCGAGACTTCGCCCTTCTAGTTTTAAATATTACTTGCAGCTTTCGCTGAGTTCCTGGTGCTTTCTAAGAAGTTCTGTTGTGAGGGTTTCCGGGAAAACTTTGCTGTTTGTCGCCTGATTTTCGGCATCAACGGTTTCGCCTTTGTACAGAACAACCGGGTAGTCCTTGATGATATTTGCGCGCGCGTTTTTGATGATACATTCCGCCATTTCCATAGCAAGCGGATTGTATTTTTTCTTGTTGATTACAGCAACGGATTCTGTAAGTGAGAAATTTCCTTCAACTGGGTCAACAAAATCAATAGGAAGTCCGGCTTTTTTGTCGCGCACAGCCTGATGTCTTAGTCCAAATCCAACTGCAACTTCACCGGAACGGATTTTCTTTATCGGGCCGGAACCTGAAAGTTCAAGGTGCGGACCTGCGTTCTTATAGATTTCCTTTAGGACTTCTTTTGCGTCGTCTTCACCATATTCAGAGATAAGAGCCTGAACCATAAGCCATGCGGTTGTGCTTCCCATAGGATCAACAACGCTCACAAGATTTTTATATTCGGGATTTCCCAAATCTTTTATGCTTTTTGGACAAGGAATCTTGTCTTCATTTAAAAGTTTTGTGTTCACAATCACAGCACCTTGAAGGGCAAGCAGCGGAGTATAAAATGCAGGATGCGCAACCGTCGAATCTGCCTGAAAAGTCAAATCCTTGAACATATTGTCCATCTGCTGGGCACTTTCAATATAGAAAGAGCTCATTGTAACAAGATCCGCCTCAATGTCTGAACCTTCGGCAAAAAGCTTTCCTCCAAGCTCGCTTGTTCCAAACGACTGAAAAATGTATTTTCCAGCAAATCCGTTTTCATCAAGCGCCTTTTTTACGGAAACAACCGCCTCGTCATCTGCATTTGAATAAATAATAACCTGCTTTTCCGCCTGATTTTTCTTTGAACAGCCAGAAAGCAATGCAACACACGCAAAAAGCGCGGTAAAAAGTCTGATTTTTTTCATTTTTCCTCCATGATAATTATTTTTTTATTATTGCTGCAAAATGTTAAATCAATGTAACGATTTATTCACATTCTTGTAAAATTCAGTTTACAAATTAGGATTTACTGCTTTCTATTCACAATCCCCTTAACGCTTTTCATTACAAGGTTAACCGCAAGAATCAGAAGAGAAAGTATGAAAATCTCGTTGAATTTCGCGAAATGCTGAAGTTCCTGGACTTTTGTGGTGATTACCATTGTTCTGGCTCCTGCAAGGAAAACCACCGCGCTTACTGTGACCATTCCGTTTATAAAAAGATAGCAGAAAATCTCAAGATGAGTGCGCATAACGTTCGGCGTAATAATCCGGGCAACAGTCTTTATCCAGTTGTCGCCAAGAATACGCGCTGTTGTCTCCCATGAGATATTCATTTTGTCCAGCGACGCTTTCATCATAAGATACGGAGTCGCAAAAAAGTGGACCAAGTTACAGCAGACAAGAATCGCAAGCGTGTTGTGGAGCGGCGTTTTTCTGAATGCAAGCAGAAAACTGATACCAAGAACCATTCCCGGAATCGTGTTTGAAACCTGGGCAATCGCTTCTATTATCTTTGTGCCGTGAATCAGACCTTTGTTCCGAGCTGAAACCAGCGCGCTAGCGTAAACAAGAATAGTTCCAAAAACTGCGGTGAAAAAACTCATCACAAGGGAATTTTTGAACACGCGCACAAGAGATTTATCATTAAAAACAGAAACAAAATGATTCAACGTAAAAGTGTTGTTATACGGCCATTCTGCAACAAATGGAGCCACAAAAACCACAACAAACGATGAAAGAATCAGAACGCAGATGACAACAGAAATAAATGTCCACAAAATATCGCGCAAAACATCTGGCTGATTGTCGTTTATT
This genomic window contains:
- a CDS encoding extracellular solute-binding protein, producing MKKIRLFTALFACVALLSGCSKKNQAEKQVIIYSNADDEAVVSVKKALDENGFAGKYIFQSFGTSELGGKLFAEGSDIEADLVTMSSFYIESAQQMDNMFKDLTFQADSTVAHPAFYTPLLALQGAVIVNTKLLNEDKIPCPKSIKDLGNPEYKNLVSVVDPMGSTTAWLMVQALISEYGEDDAKEVLKEIYKNAGPHLELSGSGPIKKIRSGEVAVGFGLRHQAVRDKKAGLPIDFVDPVEGNFSLTESVAVINKKKYNPLAMEMAECIIKNARANIIKDYPVVLYKGETVDAENQATNSKVFPETLTTELLRKHQELSESCK